GTTTTTTGGCAAGTATTATCGTTATTGTTAACTTATGTATTAGCACAAAAATTATTTCATCAAGTCGCAATAAGTCGGATAAGCTTGTTTTTATTAGGAATTAATTGGGAATGGTTAGCCCTTAATAATCGTGTGACTAATCAATATATTGCAACGGTGTTCTTTTTATTAACGTGGATATTACTATTAGATAAAAAAACGTCATCGTGGATTTTAGCGGGTGTTACTTTAGCTATTGGAAATATGCTGCGTCCCTTAAGTTTGGTTTTTATTGCAGCTATTATTGTGTTTGCGCTCATTTATCGATTTTTTAATACGACTAATAACTGGCGTCAAGGCTGCCTACGTTTAGGTGGATTGTTATTGGTTTATTTAGTGATTACCTTAAGCTGTGGGGCTTTAATCAAGCAAAGTGGTCTTAATGAATATGGTTTAAGCAATCGTGATACCGAATGGAAATTTGTTATCGGATTGAATTATCCTTCCACAGGGTCATATTCTCAACCTTTGGTTAAAGAATTTAATTTGAAAGATACCCGCAAAACTATGTTAAAGCAAGAAAAGCAAGTAACACAAAGACATATCAAATATTTAAATCAACACCATCTATGGCTTAAACTGTTTATTAAAAAATTCTTTATAGTTTGGTCCAATCCTTCAAATACCTTGAATTTTTCGCTTTTTGCAAAAAATCATTATTTAAAAACAGTTAATCAAGTAAATCTATGGGCGTATGCAATTACAGTGGTAGAGATTTTATTAACTTTGTTAGGAGCAATAGTGTTAGCTTTTAAAAAATATCACTCAGGGTTTAATTTGCTGCTTTTGACTTTATTTGCCTATGCGGCCGCACAAGTAATCATTGAAGTGCAGGGACGTTATCGAATTGAATTTGTTCCTTTATTGGTCATAATCGCAGCAGTTGGGTTTACCCAGTTAGTTGCAAAAAAGAAACCAAAAACTAATAATTTTGAAGTTGTAGGTGATACTTTATGACTCCCGGCAAATTAGCGATTGTCGTTCCTTGTTACAATGAACAAGAAGTGTTGCCGCAATCATTACCGGTGTTACAAAAAGTTTTACAGCAGTTAATTGACAAACAACTGGTTAAAGATGATAGTAAGATTGTTTTTGTCGACGATGGTAGTACAGATACTACTTGGTCTTTAATAGAACAAGCTAGTCATCTAAATCAAGATGTTGCTGGTGTTAAATTAAGTCGAAACTTTGGCCATCAGGGAGCTTTATTAGCAGGTTTGAGCGTGGTTGCAGATGCTGATTTAACTATTACGATTGATTCGGATTTGCAAGATGATCCAACAGCTATGATTGCTATGGTAGAAAAATATCACGAAGGTAACGAAGTTGTTTATGGCGTTCGGAATAATCGCGATAGCGATAGTAGTTTTAAACGGACTACTGCTGAATTGTTTTATAAAATTATGGGCTTTTTAGGCGTGAATTTGGTTCCCGATTCGGCCGATTTTCGCCTATTGAGTCAACGAGCCACAAGAGTGTTATTAAGTTATCCAGAAAAAAACTTATTTTTACGGGGATTAGTTCCGCTTGTTGGATTTAAATCAGATAAAGTTTATTATCGAAGACACGAACGAGCAGCGGGAACTTCTAAATATCCGCTTTATAAGATGCTGCATTTTGCTATTGATGGGATTACGTCTTTTTCCGTGGCACCGATTAAGTTAATTATGAGTTTAGGATTACTAATTGTCGGGATTTCTTTATTGCTATTAATTTATACGATTATTCAAAAAATGCGCGGAGATGTGGTATCTGGCTGGTCGTCTTTAATGGTTTCGATTTGGGCATTAGGTGGAATCCAATTGATTTGTATTAGTGTTATCGGTGAATATGTTGGCAAAATTTTTAATGAAGTCAAAGGACGCCCCCGTTTTACAATTGAAAAAAACCTGTATAATAAGACTAAAAATGAGCAAGGAGAAAACGATGACTGAAAATATTATTGATGAATTAACCTGGCGTGGCGCCATTAATCAACAAACTGATGCACAGGGTCTCAAAGAATATGTTCAAAATCATCAAATTGCTCTTTATTGTGGTGTTGATCCCACAGGGGATTCACTGCATGTAGGGCATTTGGTTACTTTTATGATTTTGAAACGTTTCCAATTGTTAGGCCATAAACCTGTAATTGTCATTGGAGGAGCTACTGGATCAATTGGCGATCCATCAGGTAAAAAATCAGAACGAGTGTTACAATCGATGGATCAAGTCCGTCATAATCAAGATGCATTAACCAAGCAGATGGTTAATCTTTTTGGAACTGACAATTTTGAAATTGTAAATAATTATGATTGGTTATCTAAGTTAGATTTATTGACGTTTTTGCGCGATTATGGCAAATTATTTAATGTTAACACAATGTTAAATAAAGAAATTGTAGCTTCACGTCTTGAAGTGGGCATTTCTTATACTGAATTTACTTATCAGATTTTACAAGCGATTGACTTTTTAACACTCTATCGTGAACATAATGTGAAGTTACAAATCGGTGGCGGAGACCAATGGGGCAACATTACTGCGGGGATTGATTTAATTCATCGTTTAGAAGGTCCTAAGGCACCAGCATTTGGTTTGACAATTCCACTGTTGTTAAAGGCTGATGGAACAAAATTTGGTAAAACTGAAGGTGGAGCAGTTTGGTTAGATCCAAAGAAAACTAGTCCATATGAGTTTTATCAATTTTGGCTCAATACTGATGATCGTGATGTCATTAAATACTTAAAATATTTCACTTTCTTAAGTCATGATCAAATTGATTCCTTAGCTGCCCAGGTTCAAAGTGAACCCGAAAAGCGGGCAGCACAACGAACCTTAGCTCAAGAAGTAACTCGATTTGTACATGGTCAAGCTGCTGTCGAACAAGCAGAAAAAATTTCTGCAGCTTTATTCTCAGGTGATATTCAAAGTTTAACTGCAGCAGAAATTGAACAAGGATTCCAAGCAGTACCTTCAGTAGAATATGATGGTGGTGCAATTAATTTAGTGGAATTTTTGGTTGATCAAACCCAAATTGAGCCTTCAAGACGCCAAGCACGTGAAGACATTAAAAATGGTGCTATTTATGTTAATGGTATTCGCCAACAGGATTTAGACTATCAAGTTAATCCAGCAGCTTGTTTTGATGGTCGATTTGTGATTATTCGTAAAGGTAAGAAAAAATATACGTTAGTACGAACTAATAGTGGTAAATAATTTTTCAGACGACCTTTCGTCATTAGCGAAAAGAAAGAGATAATAATAACGTGCAAATTCCCAAAAGTATTTTTGAAATTAAGCAAATTGCCAAACAAATTATTCGGCGTGAACCCATGAGTATCTTGAAATTAGGCTGGGCGCCTTTGTTATTGTTGATGGGATTGATTTATTTGGCGATGCAGTCATTAATGCAATTTTCCAGTCAATTTTCTCCTAATGTTACTTACAATCAAGTTTATACTGCGATGGCCAAATGGTTGAACAATAATCCACAAGTGTATTTATATGTGACTGAAGGACGTTTGGCATATTTTTTGGTTTCCATTGGGGTCGCTTTTACTTGTTTAGATCTGATTCGTCAGCCCAAACAAGCACCTCATTGGGATGGCGCATGGCAAGTATTTTCTGGACGTTATTTTTTTTCCACTATTGCGTTATGGCTAATTGTATTTGTGCTTTGTCGAGTGGGGTTGCTGTTAACTTCATTTTTGGGGTTATTGGTCATGTTATTTATTAGATATAGCTTTTTGATGAGTTATTTTATCTATAAAGATTTGACGCAAAAACAGTCATTAACCTGGAGGCAAACATTACAAACTCTTAATTTGAGCTGGCAGTTAATGCGAGGTCATCGAATGAGATTATTTTTCTTGGATGTTAGTTTTTGGGGTTGGGATTTATTAAATTATTTTTCAATGGGTGCTTTTAATTTATATGTGGCCCCGTATAAAGCTGCGAGTTATGCCGTTTTTTACCAAGATTTAATCAATTTGAATGGCAATAATCTAGGTGTTAAATAAAGTCTATAATATAAAGACCAGAAAAGATTACTAATTCTGGTCTTTATTTTTTTCGACAAAGATAAAATCAGTAGTTTTGCGGCTTAAAGTTAATTCTTGACCAGTAGCGGTTTTAATTAATAGGGAATCATCAAAAGGTAAATGCTGGATTACGGTGATTGTTTGATTGAGATTTAAATTTAATTTTGAGAAATAATTTAAAAATTCGCGATTATCAAAAATTCGAACTATTTTAACAGGGGTCATAGTTTCTACTTCACTTAATACCAAGTCATCATCATCAGTTTCCCCTTGTCCATTACCTGGAATAATACTGCCATGAGGACAACGTTGCGGAAATTGCAAAAAACTATTTAAGGCATGTAATAATTGGTCATCAGTTGAATGTTCTAAGGAATCTGCTGCTTGATTTACATTAATAATGGTATAATGTAGATTGTTAACCAAGAATACTTCCCAGATTCGATGTTTTTTGACTAGGTTTTCAGCTAATTGTTTGCCTTTAGTTGTTAAAGCAATAGCATTATAAGGCGTATGTTCAATAAAGCCAGCTTGAGTCAAATTAGAGAGCATTTCTGTAACTGAAGGGGCGCTGACATGCATCATTTCGGTAAGACGTTTATTGGTAACTTTCTGAAAACTGTGCTGTAATTCAAAGATGTTTTTCAAGTAGTCTTCTTTACTGGGGGACAATTGTTTAACCTCTTCTTATAATAAGTTTAATAATCTTATTATAAGATGTTGAAGATTAGGGCGCAATTTTATTTAAGAGGAGATTGTAAAAATGCAAGCACGTCGATTTGATATTTTTAGTTTAATCATTGGGATTTTTTCGTTATTTGTCGGGTATGAGATTATCAGTCATCCTGTTTCTGGTCTCATTACGATTATGTTGCTATTAGGTATGTTTTCGTTAATAAGAGGAATTTATCAATGCTGGTTAGCTTTTCGTGTTCATCAGCTTATGATGAATAGTCGCATTGGCTGGTTAGTTTTTTCCGCAATTGTGGATATCTTGTTGGGAATTATCTTTTTGTTTAACTTACCATTAGGTCTGACTACAATGATTTATATGTTGGCATTTTGGTTTATTATAGATGGAATTGCTGAACTCAGTTTAGCACCAATTTATCGGTGGTTTGGTAAAAGTTATCATTGGGTAATTATTATTTTGGCTGTTATTAGTATTATTGCTGGTATTATCTTATTGTTCCGGCCGATGATTGGTGGCGTATTAATCGTTACCATGGCAGCTGTTTATTTCTTGATGTCTGGTATTTTGGAAATTGTTGAAGCTTTTTAAAAAAATCTCTGCTCAAGCCTATTTTTTGTTGGCAAAATAATAATTTTTTGGTATTATAAATAGGTATTGAGTTGCCATCTTAGCTCAGCAGGTAGAGCGCCACCGTGGTAAGGTGGAGGTCGTCGGTCCGAATCCGATAGATGGCTTATATTGTGGTAAGGAACACTTTCCTTTTTGGAAAGTGTTTTTTTATTAATTTATTATAAAAATATTAATGGTAAGTTGGATAAATATTCGTTATAATTAAAAACATCTAATTCAATATTAACTAATAATCATGAATGGGGTGTTTAGATGGAAAATGATAAGAAACAACCAGCAATGCGTGGCAGTATGAAAATGGTTGTGGCACTGATGATTGGATATTCAATTATTTATATGGATAAGCAAATGGTTTCCGCAGCCATGGTACCTATCAGCAAGCAGTTTAGTTTGACTTCAACGCAGACTGGTTATATTATGAGTGCTTTTTTCTTAGCATATTGCTTGATGAGCATTCCTAGTGGTTGGTTAGTTGATAAATTTGGTTCGAAGAATATTCTTTTATTATCATTATGTTTAACAGCGTTATTTGCCTTTGCTTTTGGGTGGGCTAATGGTTTAATATTTTTTATGTTAATGCGTTTTGGCTCAGGTATTGGCCATAGTGGCTATCCTTCTGCAGCTTCTAAAGCTATTGCAGAAAATTTTGATTCAGAAAAACGAGTTTTTATGCAGTCGGCAATTCTAACAACTACTGGAATTGGCGCTATCTTAGCTTTTACGATTGGTACACGGGTAATTGCGATTAATTGGCGCTATGGTTATTTTTTATTAGGAGCTTTATTTTTAATTGCGCTTGTAGTGATCGCCTTATGTATACCTAAATATCAAGCAACTGCTGTGAAGCAAACTGCAACGACCCCTGTACAAAAAGTTAGTTTAGGACAAGTTTTAAGCGATTCTAATGTCTTAGTTTTAGCTTTGATAATGGTTCTGATTAACATTGCTGCTTATGGTAGTTCATCTTGGATGCCGACTTATTTAACCAAGACTTATCATTTATCATTAAGTAGTGCAGGTAACTTATTGGCTCTAAATGCTATTTGGCAAATTGTCGGAAGTCTCGGAACTGGGATAGTTTTATCGAAATGGTTTGCTGGACAACAGAAACGCTTTCTTATTATAACAGCTACAACAGGCATGTTGTCGACGATCGTAATGGTTTCTTTTCATAATTTAATGTTAGCTGCTGTGATGATGGCTATTTCTAATTTGACTATTGTTGCCACATTTACTGGTTCATTTACTTGGTCACAGCGCTTATTTACGGAAGATCGGATTGGTTCAGCTACAGGTGTATTGAATTTTGGTGGTACTTTTGGTGGAGTTTTAGGACCGATGTTAGCAGGATTTTTGGTGGATGCATTTAAAGGTAGTTTTGTTGTAGCTTTTGTTGTTTTAGGAGTATTACTGTTTGTAAGCAGTTTGTTAACACTCTTTATTAAAACTACAGCTAAGTAAAAAATTTATATCAATAAATTATTAAAAGACAGAGATAGTAGCTTATCTCGGTCTTATTTTTATCTTCAAAAATAACTTTCTGGGAAATGAAGAGAGAAATCCTTGTTTTGCAACTAGTTATAGATTGCTAAAGTCGGTATACTAACACTGCAATCGTCTTCATTGGACTTTAGTAAAGGAGATTAAATGATGCAAAAAATGAGATGGAATCAAGATTGGCAATTTTGGCAGGATCATAATTCGTTTGCCTTACTTTGGAATGTACCAGAAACCGCCAAGAAAGTTAATTTACCTCATGATGCGATGTTAGAACAGCCAGCAAATCCCCAAAATAGTAACGGTGGCAATACTGGTTATCGTGACGGGGGAACATATATTTATACCAAAAATTTGTTCGTAACCAAAGATGAAAAAGACCACATTTTTCAGTTAAAATTTGAAGGTGTTTATATGAACACTTTTGTTTTTGTGAATGGGCAGCTTGCAGCGAAGCGGCCTTATGGCTATTCAACTTTTTATGTAGAATTAAATAAATTTTTACAATATGATGCTGATAATGAAATTCGAGTACAAGTTAAAACAGGAGCAATGCCTAATAGCCGCTGGTATTCTGGTGCGGGTATCATTCGTGATGTTTATTTATTAACCAGTGCTAAGCGGACTTATTTGCAACCTGATGCCTTACAAATTACAACACAACAAGCCAATAAGCAACAGGCTACTGTGATGATTTCAGCAATAGTTCATAATCAAACTACAGAAATACAAGATCAATTACAGCTAAATACGCAAATATTTGATGAAAATAATAACTTAGTGATACAAGATAGCAGCCCAATCGTAATTAATAGTCAAGATCAGCAGCAATGGCAACAGCGCTTATCTTGGTTGAATCCGCAATTATGGAGTGGGGAAGACCCACATTTATATCGTTGCGTAGTCCAATTAACTGATTTACAACAAGCAGTTGTTGATCAGATGGAGGCTGTTTTTGGAGTACGAATTTTAACTTTAGATGCACATCACGGCTTGCAAGTGAATGGACAAACGGTTAAATTACGCGGAGCCGGCATTCATCATGATAGTGGCTTACTAGGTGCGGCTACTTATGACGTAGCTGCTTATCGCCAAATTAAGTTATTGAAGCAAGCAGGATTTAATGCAATTCGCATGGCCCATCAACCGGCAGCTGCTTCTTTACTACGAGCATGTGATGAATTAGGCATGTATGTAATGGATGAAACTTTCGATATGTGGAACCGTAGTAAATCCGATTATGATTATGGGTTGTATTTTCAAGAGTGGTGGCAAGCAGATGTTCGTTCAATGGTTGCTAAAGATTTTAACCATCCAAGTGTAGTGATGTATTCTATCGGTAATGAAATTCCTGAAATAGCTACTAATCAGGGTGTTCAATTAAGTGCTCAAATCAGTCAACTAATCCAGCAATTAGATCCAACTCGTTATACATTAGCAGCAGTTAATGGCTTATTTTCCGTCGGCAATGATTTAATTCCAATTGTAGAAAGAGTTGCTAAGCAACAAAATGATTCTGCAGATATTCAAGGCAATGTTAATGATTTTATGACTGCTATGAATCAGTATTTGGACCAGATTATTGTTGATGACAAAATATCGCATCAATTGGATAAGGTTTTTGCAACGACAGATATTGCTGGTTATAATTATATGACTGCCCGTTATGAGCATGACGTCCAAGCTCATCCGCAACGTTTGTTGATTGGAACAGAAACTTATCCACCGCAAATTGGGGAAAATTGGCCACTAGTACAAAAGTATAATCAGATTATTGGAGATTTCACTTGGACTGGCTGGGATTATATCGGTGAAGCGGGTGTTGGCATTCCTGGTTATCAATTTGGTGAAGGTGGATTTGGTGCACAATATCCTGCACAACTAGCGTATGTGGGTGATTTAGATATTACAGGTTTTAGACGTCCACTTTCTTATTATCGAGAAATTGTTTTTGGTCGTCGTCAAAAGCCATATATAGCTGTCCAAAATCCGCATCACTATGGGGAAACACTGCAAAAAACACCTTGGATGCTCAGTGATACTATTTCTAGCTGGACCTGGGATGTAAAAGAACATGCGCCAATTATAGTTGAAGTATATAGTCCAGGTACTGAAGTCGAATTACGTCTTAATCAGCAAGTTATAGCTCGTAAACCAGTTGCTGATAGTTTCAGAACTTTATTTGAGCTTGAGTATCTGCCGGGACAATTAACCGCAGTAGCCTATAATCATGACCAAGAGTTAGGAAGTTATACTTTACAAACTGCTACCAAGCAGCATCCACAATTGCGTTTAAGTGTGGAAAATAATGTACAGCTTATGAACTCTCGACTCAGCTATCAACAGGGAATCAATGGCGATATTTATTATGTTAATATCGAGATGGTGGATGAAGCAGACAATCTAATTACAGATAATGATCAAGAATTACAAGTTCAACTAGATAATCAGCAAGATCAAATTTTAGGTTTTGGTAGCGGTAATCCCAAACCGCTGAAGCCTTTTAATTCATTGCAAACAACTACTTTTAATGGGCGAGCGCTGGCGATTATTTTAAAACAGCACAATCAACAACCAGCTTTATTAACAGTTACAGGTAATAATTTACCCTCAAAAACTATTACTTATTAAATTTGTTATTAGAGCAGACTGCCCGCTATTATTATGCAGCCTTGTTAACAAAAAAAGCGAAGACAAAATTTTGTCTTCGCTTTTTAGTTTTTAAAGGTTATTTAGTAACATTAACTGTTAACTTCTTGCCGTCAACCAAAGTGGTTAAATGATAACCATTAATGTCTTTAGTCTGCTTAGCACCCTTGTTCTTTTTAGCTTTGTTTACTAAGTCTGTTAAATCAGAGTTTTTAATGCCTAAACCGGCGGCTGTTGCACCAATATTAGCCTTGGTTTCGGAACTAGCAACATCAGTGATTTCCAATTGAATACTATAAATAGTAGTTTGATTACTCAAAATCCGATAAGTTGTCACTGGACTAAACATGATGTTCATAGGACGATCAAGCTTAGGCATTTTTGTTGGCAT
The nucleotide sequence above comes from Bombilactobacillus bombi. Encoded proteins:
- a CDS encoding glycoside hydrolase family 2 protein, whose product is MQKMRWNQDWQFWQDHNSFALLWNVPETAKKVNLPHDAMLEQPANPQNSNGGNTGYRDGGTYIYTKNLFVTKDEKDHIFQLKFEGVYMNTFVFVNGQLAAKRPYGYSTFYVELNKFLQYDADNEIRVQVKTGAMPNSRWYSGAGIIRDVYLLTSAKRTYLQPDALQITTQQANKQQATVMISAIVHNQTTEIQDQLQLNTQIFDENNNLVIQDSSPIVINSQDQQQWQQRLSWLNPQLWSGEDPHLYRCVVQLTDLQQAVVDQMEAVFGVRILTLDAHHGLQVNGQTVKLRGAGIHHDSGLLGAATYDVAAYRQIKLLKQAGFNAIRMAHQPAAASLLRACDELGMYVMDETFDMWNRSKSDYDYGLYFQEWWQADVRSMVAKDFNHPSVVMYSIGNEIPEIATNQGVQLSAQISQLIQQLDPTRYTLAAVNGLFSVGNDLIPIVERVAKQQNDSADIQGNVNDFMTAMNQYLDQIIVDDKISHQLDKVFATTDIAGYNYMTARYEHDVQAHPQRLLIGTETYPPQIGENWPLVQKYNQIIGDFTWTGWDYIGEAGVGIPGYQFGEGGFGAQYPAQLAYVGDLDITGFRRPLSYYREIVFGRRQKPYIAVQNPHHYGETLQKTPWMLSDTISSWTWDVKEHAPIIVEVYSPGTEVELRLNQQVIARKPVADSFRTLFELEYLPGQLTAVAYNHDQELGSYTLQTATKQHPQLRLSVENNVQLMNSRLSYQQGINGDIYYVNIEMVDEADNLITDNDQELQVQLDNQQDQILGFGSGNPKPLKPFNSLQTTTFNGRALAIILKQHNQQPALLTVTGNNLPSKTITY
- a CDS encoding glycosyltransferase family 2 protein, whose protein sequence is MTPGKLAIVVPCYNEQEVLPQSLPVLQKVLQQLIDKQLVKDDSKIVFVDDGSTDTTWSLIEQASHLNQDVAGVKLSRNFGHQGALLAGLSVVADADLTITIDSDLQDDPTAMIAMVEKYHEGNEVVYGVRNNRDSDSSFKRTTAELFYKIMGFLGVNLVPDSADFRLLSQRATRVLLSYPEKNLFLRGLVPLVGFKSDKVYYRRHERAAGTSKYPLYKMLHFAIDGITSFSVAPIKLIMSLGLLIVGISLLLLIYTIIQKMRGDVVSGWSSLMVSIWALGGIQLICISVIGEYVGKIFNEVKGRPRFTIEKNLYNKTKNEQGENDD
- a CDS encoding DUF975 family protein, whose amino-acid sequence is MQIPKSIFEIKQIAKQIIRREPMSILKLGWAPLLLLMGLIYLAMQSLMQFSSQFSPNVTYNQVYTAMAKWLNNNPQVYLYVTEGRLAYFLVSIGVAFTCLDLIRQPKQAPHWDGAWQVFSGRYFFSTIALWLIVFVLCRVGLLLTSFLGLLVMLFIRYSFLMSYFIYKDLTQKQSLTWRQTLQTLNLSWQLMRGHRMRLFFLDVSFWGWDLLNYFSMGAFNLYVAPYKAASYAVFYQDLINLNGNNLGVK
- a CDS encoding MFS transporter; the protein is MENDKKQPAMRGSMKMVVALMIGYSIIYMDKQMVSAAMVPISKQFSLTSTQTGYIMSAFFLAYCLMSIPSGWLVDKFGSKNILLLSLCLTALFAFAFGWANGLIFFMLMRFGSGIGHSGYPSAASKAIAENFDSEKRVFMQSAILTTTGIGAILAFTIGTRVIAINWRYGYFLLGALFLIALVVIALCIPKYQATAVKQTATTPVQKVSLGQVLSDSNVLVLALIMVLINIAAYGSSSWMPTYLTKTYHLSLSSAGNLLALNAIWQIVGSLGTGIVLSKWFAGQQKRFLIITATTGMLSTIVMVSFHNLMLAAVMMAISNLTIVATFTGSFTWSQRLFTEDRIGSATGVLNFGGTFGGVLGPMLAGFLVDAFKGSFVVAFVVLGVLLFVSSLLTLFIKTTAK
- a CDS encoding metal-dependent transcriptional regulator, with amino-acid sequence MSPSKEDYLKNIFELQHSFQKVTNKRLTEMMHVSAPSVTEMLSNLTQAGFIEHTPYNAIALTTKGKQLAENLVKKHRIWEVFLVNNLHYTIINVNQAADSLEHSTDDQLLHALNSFLQFPQRCPHGSIIPGNGQGETDDDDLVLSEVETMTPVKIVRIFDNREFLNYFSKLNLNLNQTITVIQHLPFDDSLLIKTATGQELTLSRKTTDFIFVEKNKDQN
- the tyrS gene encoding tyrosine--tRNA ligase, which gives rise to MTENIIDELTWRGAINQQTDAQGLKEYVQNHQIALYCGVDPTGDSLHVGHLVTFMILKRFQLLGHKPVIVIGGATGSIGDPSGKKSERVLQSMDQVRHNQDALTKQMVNLFGTDNFEIVNNYDWLSKLDLLTFLRDYGKLFNVNTMLNKEIVASRLEVGISYTEFTYQILQAIDFLTLYREHNVKLQIGGGDQWGNITAGIDLIHRLEGPKAPAFGLTIPLLLKADGTKFGKTEGGAVWLDPKKTSPYEFYQFWLNTDDRDVIKYLKYFTFLSHDQIDSLAAQVQSEPEKRAAQRTLAQEVTRFVHGQAAVEQAEKISAALFSGDIQSLTAAEIEQGFQAVPSVEYDGGAINLVEFLVDQTQIEPSRRQAREDIKNGAIYVNGIRQQDLDYQVNPAACFDGRFVIIRKGKKKYTLVRTNSGK
- a CDS encoding glycosyltransferase family 39 protein → MTEKLAAKMTGLIKACLIIFAGLMAGGALITTKQVILGAAWTSPKRSLFVFVLVTILIIAGCWLLAVLPDQKTTNYLVLGVLLVAFALLMIAWIYSTPAKQTSDYHTFWKYGRQAVAGGPIYYHDNNYFAKWAYQTGFLTYVMAVIKLFGANIRSIQLLNVFWQVLSLLLTYVLAQKLFHQVAISRISLFLLGINWEWLALNNRVTNQYIATVFFLLTWILLLDKKTSSWILAGVTLAIGNMLRPLSLVFIAAIIVFALIYRFFNTTNNWRQGCLRLGGLLLVYLVITLSCGALIKQSGLNEYGLSNRDTEWKFVIGLNYPSTGSYSQPLVKEFNLKDTRKTMLKQEKQVTQRHIKYLNQHHLWLKLFIKKFFIVWSNPSNTLNFSLFAKNHYLKTVNQVNLWAYAITVVEILLTLLGAIVLAFKKYHSGFNLLLLTLFAYAAAQVIIEVQGRYRIEFVPLLVIIAAVGFTQLVAKKKPKTNNFEVVGDTL
- a CDS encoding HdeD family acid-resistance protein, producing MQARRFDIFSLIIGIFSLFVGYEIISHPVSGLITIMLLLGMFSLIRGIYQCWLAFRVHQLMMNSRIGWLVFSAIVDILLGIIFLFNLPLGLTTMIYMLAFWFIIDGIAELSLAPIYRWFGKSYHWVIIILAVISIIAGIILLFRPMIGGVLIVTMAAVYFLMSGILEIVEAF